The following nucleotide sequence is from Pseudarthrobacter psychrotolerans.
CCTCCCGCCCCACCAGGAACGCGCTCGTCAGATCCGTCCTGATCACCCGATCCCAGTCCGCCACGTCCAGCTCCAGCATCGGCACCCGGTGCTGGATCCCGGCATTATTCACCAGGATCTGCAACGGCCCCACCTGCTCCTCCACCCACGAAACACCCCGCGCAGCCTCGGCATCACTCGTAACATCAAACGCGACACTAAGCACCCGGCCCGGCGCGAAATCCGCAGCCATCGCCGCCTCCGCCGCCTTCAACCGCTCCGCATTAATCCCGTTCAACACCACCGTCGCCCCAGCCCCAGCCAACGCCCGCGCCAACGCATTACCAATCCCCCGGCTCGAACCCGTCACCAAGGCAACCCGCCCCGTCAAATCAAAAAGTCCACTCATGGTGCAGCTGTCCCTTTCGTTGCGGTCTCCGCAGGTTCCGCGATATTGGTGTTGTCGCTCAGATTCGAAATGGCCTGGCGGACCACGGCAAGATCCTGATCGCCAAGGCCCTGGCGTTTGAGTTCGGCGTAAAGCTCGACGCCGGCAGTCGCCATCGGCACGGCAGCGCCGGCCGCCCGGGCTGATTCGAGCACAAAGGACAGGTCCTTATGCATGAATTTCGCCGGGCCTGTTGGTGTGTAGTCCTTCCGGACCAGACGCGGTCCCACGATCTCCAGCGCACGGCTGCCCGCGAGGCCGCCGGCCAGGACGTCGAAAAGCGCTGCCGGATCCATCCCGGAGCGCTCGGCGAGCTCGGCCGCTTCGGCGAGCGCCGCCGTCGTGGTTCCTACAATGAGCTGGTTGCAAGCCTTGGCGAGCGACCCTGTGCCCAAGGGGCCCATGTGCCTGACTGTGGTTCCCATTGCACTGAAGAAGGGCTCGAGCCGCCTGAACTCGTCCGGGGTACCGCCGGCCATGATGGCCAGGGTCCCGTCCGCGGCGCCCTTGGTCCCGCCGCTGACCGGGGCGTCCACCACGGTGGCGCGGCCATGGCTTGCCTCGTGGACCCCGCGCCCGAAGTCCTGGACCTTCGCCGGTGAAACGGAGCTCGTGACCACCACGGCAGTGCCGGCCTGCGGCGGATTTTCATCCCAGCTCGCCAGCAGCCCTGCCGCGGCCTCCTCGATGAAGGACAGGTCCGGGAGCATAAAGGCGATGATTGGCACGTCCCGCAGGGATGCAACGTCCGGTGCGGAGTGGCCACCCCGCGCCACAAGCTCCTGCAGTGGACCTTCGGATCGGTTCCAGGCGGTGACCGCCCAGCCGGCACGGACCAGATTCGCTGCCATGGGCAGCCCCATCAGCCCCAGGCCTACAAAGCCCGCTGTTCTGTCTTCCATATATAGGCCTCGACTCACATCGTTGTGTGGTTAATGAAGGGAAATCTGTCCAATATCCTAGCCGCTATTCAGTATGATGAACACTATGACGACTCTAACCACCGTCGCGATCGCCGTCCCG
It contains:
- a CDS encoding SDR family oxidoreductase — translated: MSGLFDLTGRVALVTGSSRGIGNALARALAGAGATVVLNGINAERLKAAEAAMAADFAPGRVLSVAFDVTSDAEAARGVSWVEEQVGPLQILVNNAGIQHRVPMLELDVADWDRVIRTDLTSAFLVGREAARHMIPRGRGKIINICSVQTDLARPTIAPYVAAKGGLRNLTRAMTAEWAGSGLQINGIAPGYIHTEMTQNLVDDEQFNAWILGRTPARRWGTVQDLAGPAVWLASDGSDFVNGQTIFIDGGMTVVV
- a CDS encoding NAD(P)-dependent oxidoreductase, which translates into the protein MEDRTAGFVGLGLMGLPMAANLVRAGWAVTAWNRSEGPLQELVARGGHSAPDVASLRDVPIIAFMLPDLSFIEEAAAGLLASWDENPPQAGTAVVVTSSVSPAKVQDFGRGVHEASHGRATVVDAPVSGGTKGAADGTLAIMAGGTPDEFRRLEPFFSAMGTTVRHMGPLGTGSLAKACNQLIVGTTTAALAEAAELAERSGMDPAALFDVLAGGLAGSRALEIVGPRLVRKDYTPTGPAKFMHKDLSFVLESARAAGAAVPMATAGVELYAELKRQGLGDQDLAVVRQAISNLSDNTNIAEPAETATKGTAAP